A region of the Thalassoroseus pseudoceratinae genome:
TCAGGTAGGCCTTGGCTTTCTCACTGCCATCCTTTTGACGATGGATTCCTTCGTCGCGTATCGGGAAAATGCAGCTTTCACCAGTTTCGCAATGGATACAGTTCTGCGTTTCGGCAAGCCGCAACCAAGCAACTGCAAGATCGATGTAGAACAGTTCGATCTGTTCCTCGGACATCTTCGGTTCGACGTATTCCAGCAGTCGCTTGGCGGCTTCCAAATTCGCAACCGCTTCTTCGGTATCGCCAAGTTGCAACTCTTGAGGTGCGAGCAGCCAAAGAGCTTCGAATTGCCGAAGGTCGGTTTGGTTCGTCTCGGACTTGCCTAGCTGCTTCCGCATCGCATCAACATGTTGCGTTGCAAAGTACTCGTTCGATTTGCGGGACTCGAAGCGAATCCGGGATAACTCCCAGACCATTCGCTCATGCGAGTCCTTAGGGCGAAGGTCTTTCGATGACGACGAGGTTGCGGTCGAGTCTTCGTCGCCAGTGGAGCATCCGCAATGCAGGAACACCCCGAGACAGCCGAAAACCAGAACAACCGAACGGAGCGCATTAGGTTGAAATCTCATCACATCATGCTACGACAGCCACATGACAAGTGGAAGAGATTTCGAGGGAAAATTCCTCGCCGAGTTCACTCTCAATCGTGGCAGCCGAATTGTAGTTATTTGGGAGCAGGCGGTCTGGGGAGACTCAACGCACTCAGACTGGAACCTGTGACCAAGTTCGGCTCGGCTTCTATTCAGCGGTGTGAGATGTTGACCTAGTGGCCATTCTTGCATTCATTGGGATGCTGCCAACGAACCCCTTTCGTCGATTCCATCTAGAAGTGCTAGCTTCGAAGTCGAGACTCACTTGTCTTCAAATTCGACTCTCGTCCAATTTGATCACTAGTGGCAATCCTTGCATTGCCCGCCGTTCTGGACGTTGCTAGGTCTTGCAACTTGCGGTTAAAGAATCGGCCCTAAGACGGCGAGTGTGTTGTTCCAGAGTCGTCGCGAGTAAGTCCACGAAATGACCGAATCCAACGAAATAAGTTGAGATTGATTGATGTATGATTGCTGTCGTTCTCGCATGGCTTCGGTCAGTTGAGAATCGCAAAGCAGGATGTTGTTCTCATAGTTGAGTTCGAAACTGCGACGATCCATGTTCGCGGAGCCGATCAGTGTAACTTCTCCATCTAATGTCAAAGACTTAGTGTGGAGAAGTCCCCCCTGATATTCGTGAATCACAACGCCCGCTTCGAGCAGTTCCGCGTAGTAGCTACGACTTGCACCGGCGACCACCCAGGAGTCATTCCGTGCCGGAAAGATCATCGTCGTCTTCACCCCACGATAGGCGGCCGAACAGATTGCGTTCTGAATTGAGTCATTCGGTATGTAATACGGGGTTGAAATGACGAGTTCTTTCTGGGCGGAATAGCACAATGCTTCGAAGGTTTCGGACATCGCTGAGTATCGACTCGTCGGGCCGGTGCCGATCACCTGGGCTGGAATTCCAGGCTCGGGAGCAACAAGAGGTTCACGTAACAGATCGTGCATCGAGTCATCGGTGTAAGTCATCCAGTCGCTAGCAAACAGTTGCAAGTTTTGTCGGGCAATCGGACCTTCAAATCGCATCACGGCGTCTACCCAAGGAGCGTACTTCGCCTTGACTAGAAATTCCGGGTCGGCACAGTTTTGACTTCCACAGTACGTGGTGTGGCCATCAATGACTAATGTTTTGCGATGATTTCTCAGGTCGATGCGACCGATTAAAGTGCGTAGAAAGGGATTGCCAATTGGCAATGCGATCGCCAATCGCACGCCAGCGTCTTGCATGGATTGCCAGTGTTCGGAGCGAATCATGGCACGCGAGCCTAGATTGTCGACCATCGCCCGACACACAACTCCACGACTAGCGGCTCGTTTGAGAGCTTCTACAATTTTGGTGCCATTGTTGTCGGCTAGCCAGATATAGAACAACAAGTGAACGTGCTCAGTCGCGGCATCAATGTCTGCGACCATCGAGTCAATTGTCGTGTTAGAGTCTTTCATCAACGTTGCTGAGTTTCCGCCGACCGGCTTGAAACCGCTAATTGATTCACCTAACCGAAACAGCGGCTGGTATTTCGAGGGAATCGATGGAGAGAGATTAGTTTCCTCACTAGCATCGATGGGAGGTGCTTCCGGCATGTCGGCTAGGACTTGGCGAAGTCTCTCGGAACGGCGGCGACCTATATTAGTTTCGCCGAACAGCAGATAACCAAGTATCCCCAGGAACGGGACGAAACCAATTACCGCGATCCATGCAATGCGTGATGCCGGATCACGGTGCGGTTTGAGCATGACCCGAATGACTAAAACGAGTTCCACCAACAAGTGAACAACGACACCAGTTGTCAATTCCATATCTTGTCAATCTTGTTAGTTCTTGGTTCAAACGCAGTGACCGGGATGGAATCTCGACCTGCACCACTTCCGAGAACAAGGCTCGAAAATCGAATTGCGATGCATTTTCGGCGGGGAGTATTTGTGTCGGATGTGCGTGGGCAGGACAGTTGTGGGTTCGCTTGCGTGAACACACATCTCTTCTTAAGAGGAATGCTAGACGTCTATCGGTAACAGGGCGTCGGCGACTCCATTGCTTGAACTCTTGCTTTCGTCCTTGTGTTTTGTTCACGCAGCGAGAAACAAAAAGCAACGCCTAGCCGGCTCGCAGTTGCTTTTCGAGGGTATCAAGGATTTGGCCGACACTCCAAGACTCATGAGCAACAGGCAGGTTTTCGGATTGATCGAGCCAGCCGACGACTCGTTTCTCCGCCGATATCACAGTGCTGTGATTGCGTCCGCCGAAGAAATCACCGATCTCGCTGTAAGCCGCTTGTGTGTGCTTGCGGGCAAGGAACATTGCTAGCATTCGTGGGCCGGTCAACGAACGTTTTCGACCGGCCGATCGTAGGTCTGCTCCGGTCAGATTGAAGAACTTTGCAACGGCGGCTTCGATGTCGGCCAGACTGACGACTTGGGTGCAGTCACGCTCCAAGTCAGCCAATGCCGTTCGAGCAAAAGCCAAAGAACACGTTTGGCCGGGATTCATCCGCCCGTGCGTGGCTAGAATGTTGATAGCCCCTTGACCTTCGCGGACATTCTGGAAGCGATTCGCAATCCATTCGAGTGTCGGCGGGGTGATTTTTAGATTGAGTTGTTGGGCTTGGCGACTTAGGATTTTTTCCCGAGCGGAAGCATCCGGCGTGTCCATTTTGCAAAGCAGTCCCGCGACGCATCGTGAAACGAGTTCATCACTCAACTTGGTGAGCAGATGCGGATGCCGGTCGGCCGTGAGC
Encoded here:
- the cls gene encoding cardiolipin synthase; the protein is MELTTGVVVHLLVELVLVIRVMLKPHRDPASRIAWIAVIGFVPFLGILGYLLFGETNIGRRRSERLRQVLADMPEAPPIDASEETNLSPSIPSKYQPLFRLGESISGFKPVGGNSATLMKDSNTTIDSMVADIDAATEHVHLLFYIWLADNNGTKIVEALKRAASRGVVCRAMVDNLGSRAMIRSEHWQSMQDAGVRLAIALPIGNPFLRTLIGRIDLRNHRKTLVIDGHTTYCGSQNCADPEFLVKAKYAPWVDAVMRFEGPIARQNLQLFASDWMTYTDDSMHDLLREPLVAPEPGIPAQVIGTGPTSRYSAMSETFEALCYSAQKELVISTPYYIPNDSIQNAICSAAYRGVKTTMIFPARNDSWVVAGASRSYYAELLEAGVVIHEYQGGLLHTKSLTLDGEVTLIGSANMDRRSFELNYENNILLCDSQLTEAMRERQQSYINQSQLISLDSVISWTYSRRLWNNTLAVLGPIL